The proteins below come from a single Pandoraea apista genomic window:
- a CDS encoding 50S ribosomal protein L25/general stress protein Ctc: protein MKVVAFERNLQGTGASRRLRNAGKTAGIVYGGNVDPKLIELDHNALWHALRKEAFHSSILELEVAGKTEQVLLRDVQYHPFKQLVLHVDFQRVDPNKSIHVKVPLHFLGAENAPAVKLASNVISHTVNELDINCLPGKLPEFLEVDLSKLEAGQSVHAKDVKLPAGVTLTLHVEQENPVVAQAVQPAGVAADEAAAPAAEGETPAA from the coding sequence ATGAAAGTCGTCGCTTTTGAGCGTAATCTGCAAGGTACGGGTGCGAGCCGCCGCCTGCGCAATGCCGGTAAGACCGCGGGCATCGTGTACGGTGGTAATGTCGATCCGAAGTTGATCGAGCTCGATCACAACGCCCTGTGGCACGCCCTCCGCAAGGAAGCCTTCCACTCGTCGATTCTCGAGCTGGAAGTCGCCGGCAAGACCGAACAAGTGCTGCTGCGCGATGTGCAGTACCACCCGTTCAAGCAACTGGTTCTGCACGTGGATTTCCAACGTGTCGACCCGAACAAGTCGATCCACGTGAAGGTGCCCCTGCACTTCCTGGGTGCCGAGAACGCCCCGGCCGTGAAGCTGGCTTCGAACGTGATCAGCCACACCGTGAACGAACTCGACATCAACTGCCTGCCGGGCAAGCTGCCGGAATTCCTGGAAGTTGACCTGTCGAAGCTGGAAGCCGGTCAATCGGTGCACGCCAAGGACGTCAAGCTGCCCGCCGGCGTGACGCTGACGCTGCACGTCGAGCAAGAAAACCCGGTGGTGGCACAAGCCGTCCAACCGGCTGGTGTTGCTGCTGACGAAGCGGCTGCCCCGGCTGCCGAAGGCGAAACGCCGGCTGCCTAA
- the ispE gene encoding 4-(cytidine 5'-diphospho)-2-C-methyl-D-erythritol kinase, producing the protein MYEILRDCPAPAKLNLFLHIVGRRPNGYHELQTVFQLIDWADTLHFERRDDGRIVHTNPLPGVPPETDLTVRAARLLQEHCGVRFGVDIAIEKRLPAGGGIGGGSSDAATTLLALNRMWQLDLPREALQTLALKLGADVPFFVFGRNAFAEGLGEELHAVDLPQRHFLVVNPRVHVATDKIFRDPLLTRDTKIVTMAFFLEHANKNMLETDEIFRNDMQAAVTREYAEVAAVIDWFRTFTTARMTGSGASVFAVFDTKADAEAACKRLPERWIGQVTTSLAEHPMFGFA; encoded by the coding sequence ATGTACGAAATTCTGCGTGACTGCCCCGCTCCGGCCAAGCTGAACCTCTTCCTGCACATCGTGGGACGGCGTCCGAACGGCTATCACGAACTGCAAACCGTCTTCCAACTGATCGATTGGGCCGACACGCTGCATTTCGAACGCCGGGACGATGGCCGGATCGTGCACACGAACCCGTTGCCAGGCGTGCCGCCGGAGACGGATCTCACGGTGCGGGCCGCCCGGTTGCTACAGGAACATTGCGGCGTGCGCTTCGGCGTGGACATCGCCATCGAGAAACGGCTGCCGGCCGGCGGCGGCATCGGTGGCGGCAGCTCCGATGCCGCGACGACCCTGCTCGCGCTCAATCGCATGTGGCAACTCGATCTGCCTCGCGAGGCGCTCCAGACGCTCGCGTTGAAACTCGGGGCTGACGTGCCGTTTTTCGTCTTCGGCCGAAATGCCTTCGCAGAGGGACTCGGCGAGGAGTTGCACGCTGTCGATTTACCGCAGCGACACTTCCTCGTCGTGAACCCTCGCGTACACGTCGCGACAGACAAAATTTTTCGCGATCCCCTGTTGACAAGGGATACGAAGATCGTCACAATGGCGTTCTTTCTTGAGCACGCCAACAAAAACATGCTCGAAACGGACGAAATCTTCCGTAACGACATGCAGGCGGCAGTCACTCGAGAATACGCGGAAGTCGCTGCCGTGATTGACTGGTTCAGAACCTTCACCACGGCACGCATGACAGGTTCCGGCGCCAGTGTGTTTGCGGTATTCGACACGAAGGCAGATGCGGAAGCGGCGTGCAAGCGATTGCCAGAGCGCTGGATCGGTCAAGTGACCACCAGTCTGGCCGAACACCCGATGTTCGGATTCGCGTGA
- a CDS encoding outer membrane lipoprotein LolB: MSTLSFRGASFSLGISRPIRAMTLALACASAVLATGCASLAPPVPVTPPDGTSVEHYRGRFAVRYEQNGEPRNTYGNFDWQQSGENATVQLLDPLGQTQAIVRENPRSASLELPGKAPLTGPRLEDVMHDALGFALPVGGLRYWLRMQSAPGSPASIERDPQTQRPTHLKQDGWTIDYQAYFDGSPLRVKRLDLSRELDGSPLAVRLVIDE, from the coding sequence ATGTCGACGCTTTCGTTTCGTGGCGCCTCGTTCTCGCTCGGGATATCTCGCCCGATTCGCGCCATGACGCTGGCGCTCGCCTGCGCGAGCGCTGTGCTGGCGACAGGTTGCGCGAGTCTCGCGCCGCCCGTGCCGGTCACTCCGCCCGACGGCACCAGCGTCGAACACTATCGCGGCCGCTTCGCCGTGCGTTACGAGCAAAACGGCGAACCACGTAATACGTACGGCAATTTCGATTGGCAGCAGAGCGGCGAGAACGCGACCGTTCAACTGCTCGACCCGCTTGGGCAGACACAGGCGATCGTGCGCGAAAATCCGCGCAGCGCGTCGCTCGAACTGCCAGGCAAGGCGCCGCTGACCGGTCCGCGTCTCGAAGATGTCATGCACGACGCGCTCGGCTTTGCGCTGCCGGTGGGGGGGCTGCGCTACTGGCTGCGCATGCAGAGTGCACCAGGTTCGCCGGCAAGCATCGAGCGCGATCCGCAAACGCAACGCCCGACCCATTTGAAACAGGATGGCTGGACGATCGACTACCAGGCCTATTTCGACGGCTCGCCATTGCGGGTCAAACGCCTCGATCTCTCACGCGAGCTTGACGGCTCCCCACTCGCTGTCCGGCTGGTGATCGACGAGTAA
- the mutM gene encoding bifunctional DNA-formamidopyrimidine glycosylase/DNA-(apurinic or apyrimidinic site) lyase, whose protein sequence is MPELPEVEVTRRGIAPHVAGTRIARIDVRNASLRWPVPDGLDTLLRGETLVGVTRRGKYLLLEYAPGWLLVHLGMTGTLRVMPEPEALPAAGVHDHIDLVFERCALRYRDPRRFGAVLFHPRSAGDVLRHPLLASLGVEPLTDDFDGHWLYAGTRGRTVAIKQALLAGSIVVGVGNIYASESLFRAGINPRMPAGKLTRPRADKLAKAVKDVLAAAIEKGGSTLRDFVGSDGQSGYFQQEYFVYDRAGQPCRVCGTPVRQIVQGQRSTFFCPQCQK, encoded by the coding sequence ATGCCTGAACTCCCAGAAGTCGAAGTCACCCGCCGCGGTATTGCGCCGCACGTCGCGGGTACGCGTATCGCGCGTATCGACGTGCGCAACGCTTCGTTGCGCTGGCCGGTGCCCGATGGCCTCGACACCCTCTTGCGTGGCGAAACGCTCGTCGGCGTCACCCGTCGCGGCAAATACCTGCTGCTCGAATACGCCCCGGGCTGGCTGCTGGTTCATCTGGGCATGACCGGCACCTTGCGCGTCATGCCTGAACCGGAGGCGCTCCCGGCCGCCGGCGTACACGATCATATCGATCTGGTGTTCGAGCGGTGCGCGCTGCGCTATCGCGACCCCCGCCGCTTCGGCGCGGTGTTGTTCCATCCGCGTTCGGCAGGCGACGTGCTCAGGCATCCGCTGCTCGCCAGCCTCGGGGTTGAGCCGCTGACGGACGACTTCGACGGTCACTGGCTATACGCCGGCACCCGGGGGCGGACGGTCGCCATCAAGCAGGCGTTGCTCGCGGGCAGCATCGTGGTGGGCGTGGGTAATATCTACGCATCGGAGAGTCTTTTCCGCGCCGGAATCAACCCGCGCATGCCGGCAGGCAAACTCACGCGGCCGCGCGCGGACAAACTCGCAAAGGCAGTCAAGGACGTACTTGCCGCGGCGATTGAGAAAGGCGGCAGCACGTTGCGCGACTTTGTCGGCAGCGACGGCCAGAGCGGCTATTTTCAGCAGGAGTATTTTGTCTACGATCGTGCCGGACAGCCATGTCGCGTGTGTGGCACACCGGTCCGGCAGATCGTACAGGGCCAGCGTTCCACGTTCTTTTGCCCGCAGTGCCAGAAATAA
- the pth gene encoding aminoacyl-tRNA hydrolase yields the protein MIKLIVGLGNPGAEYTATRHNAGFWFVDALAQQCGASLTHQKNFHGFSARARIAGQEVWLLEPQTFMNRSGQSVVALARFYKILPDEILVVHDELDLLPGTVKLKRGGGSGGHNGLKDITAHLTTPEFWRLRLGIGHPRTLQPAGSQQQVVDFVLKPPRKEEQAQIDDAMSRSLDIVDLVVKGEMEKAMMRLHATPGK from the coding sequence ATGATCAAGCTGATCGTAGGGCTCGGCAATCCGGGCGCCGAATATACAGCGACGCGTCACAATGCAGGCTTCTGGTTCGTCGACGCGCTGGCGCAGCAATGCGGCGCATCGCTCACCCACCAGAAGAACTTCCACGGTTTTTCCGCGCGTGCGCGCATCGCCGGTCAGGAAGTGTGGCTGCTCGAACCGCAGACCTTCATGAACCGCTCGGGACAGTCGGTGGTCGCACTCGCACGCTTCTATAAGATCCTGCCGGACGAGATTCTCGTTGTGCACGACGAACTGGATCTGCTGCCCGGCACCGTGAAGCTCAAGCGAGGCGGCGGCAGCGGCGGCCACAACGGCCTGAAGGACATTACCGCCCATCTGACGACGCCCGAATTCTGGCGCCTGCGTCTGGGCATCGGGCATCCGCGCACGCTGCAACCGGCGGGCAGTCAGCAGCAGGTGGTGGACTTCGTGCTCAAGCCGCCACGCAAGGAAGAGCAAGCGCAAATCGACGACGCGATGTCGCGCTCACTCGACATCGTCGATCTGGTCGTCAAAGGCGAGATGGAAAAGGCGATGATGCGTTTGCACGCCACGCCGGGGAAGTAA
- a CDS encoding ribose-phosphate pyrophosphokinase, with protein MSSDNLMVFTGNANPALAQAVVDTLGIPLGKAMASRFSDGEIQVEIQENVRGKDVFVLQSTCAPTNDNLMELMIMVDALKRASAGRITAAIPYFGYARQDRRPRSARVAISAKVVANMLQIAGVERIITMDLHADQIQGFFDIPVDNIYASPLLLADVREQNHENLLVVSPDVGGVVRARALAKQLHCDLAIIDKRRPKANVAEVMNIIGEVEGRTCVIMDDMVDTAGTLCKAAQVLKERGAQKVFAYCTHPVLSGGAAARINASELDEVVVTDTIPLRDDSKGGKIRQLSCANLLAETFSRIRRGDSVMSLFAE; from the coding sequence ATGAGTAGTGATAACCTAATGGTATTCACCGGGAACGCCAATCCCGCCCTGGCCCAAGCGGTCGTCGACACCCTTGGCATTCCGCTCGGCAAAGCCATGGCGAGCCGATTCTCCGACGGTGAAATTCAGGTCGAAATCCAGGAAAACGTGCGCGGCAAGGACGTCTTCGTCCTCCAGTCGACGTGCGCTCCGACCAACGACAATCTGATGGAACTGATGATCATGGTCGACGCGCTCAAACGCGCTTCTGCCGGCCGGATCACCGCTGCCATTCCGTATTTCGGCTATGCCCGTCAGGATCGCCGCCCCCGTTCGGCGCGCGTGGCGATCTCGGCAAAGGTCGTAGCCAACATGCTGCAAATCGCGGGCGTCGAGCGCATCATCACGATGGACCTGCACGCCGACCAGATTCAGGGTTTCTTCGATATCCCGGTCGACAACATTTACGCCTCGCCGCTGCTGTTGGCGGATGTGCGCGAACAGAACCACGAAAACCTGCTGGTGGTATCGCCTGACGTGGGCGGCGTGGTGCGTGCCCGTGCACTCGCGAAGCAACTGCATTGCGATCTGGCCATCATCGATAAGCGTCGTCCGAAGGCCAACGTGGCTGAAGTGATGAACATCATCGGTGAAGTCGAAGGCCGTACCTGCGTCATCATGGACGACATGGTCGACACCGCCGGTACGCTTTGCAAGGCTGCGCAAGTGCTGAAAGAGCGCGGCGCACAAAAGGTTTTCGCTTACTGCACGCACCCGGTGCTGTCCGGCGGTGCGGCGGCGCGCATCAACGCCTCGGAGCTGGACGAAGTGGTCGTGACAGATACGATTCCGCTGCGCGACGACTCGAAGGGCGGCAAGATTCGTCAGTTGAGCTGCGCCAATCTGCTCGCTGAAACATTCTCGCGTATTCGTCGCGGCGACTCGGTAATGTCGCTGTTCGCGGAATAA
- a CDS encoding tetratricopeptide repeat protein, whose translation MPNTRFQSIPAADNTALTVAPVVLRLRGALARGAWAGATALGVTCASAIMAFLPSSNVFAQTGPAAQTAPKAPAAPASAPTATPAKASAPGAASDADANADSEDVKPDANIPREKLPNVALTSEIVFEVMAAELSLQQGNLAPAFNTYIALANRTKDPRMARRSVEIALGARQLGDALVAARLWHQLDPSWRPASQLLASLEVGTGHLAEAEPLLVEELNKVPEARRGQAILELQQMIARSPERATGIESLKRMLANDLQRPEAQLALARSQLDAGDTAGARTSLETALKLKPDYEAAALLYGQMGPEERTNAIAGLKTFLDRNPNAKEARFAYAKLLLADNQLDAAQKQFETLEKRYPHELSTLMALALLNLHAKHPEQAEQYLQKYAAEAEQQNTDGAQAYVYLAQIAQDRKDYPAADKWLSKIREDSNAYLPAQIGRAQLLADQGKVEEGRALLHGIKSSDPREQLALKRAESDLLVKAKRYDDAEKLLAVEVKNNPDDPDLLYQYGMVAELNKHYDVMEKAMRRVMSTQPDNAQAYNALGYSLTERNTRLPEALKLLQKASSLAPEDPYIMDSLAWVKYRLGDKQQALDLLRRAYGIQAQAEIGAHLGEVLWESGQQEEARKTWREALKLDGDDDTLRSTMKRYNVAP comes from the coding sequence ATGCCGAACACCCGATTCCAGTCCATTCCCGCCGCCGATAATACAGCGCTCACTGTAGCCCCCGTGGTTTTGCGCCTGCGCGGCGCGCTGGCACGAGGGGCGTGGGCCGGCGCAACGGCGCTCGGCGTAACCTGCGCCAGCGCGATCATGGCATTTCTGCCATCTTCGAATGTGTTCGCGCAGACCGGCCCGGCCGCACAGACGGCGCCTAAAGCGCCGGCGGCTCCTGCCAGCGCCCCGACGGCCACACCGGCCAAGGCTAGCGCACCGGGCGCGGCCAGCGACGCCGATGCGAATGCCGACAGCGAAGACGTGAAGCCCGATGCGAACATTCCTCGCGAAAAGCTGCCGAATGTCGCGCTTACCAGCGAGATCGTCTTCGAAGTAATGGCCGCCGAGCTGAGCCTCCAGCAAGGCAACCTTGCCCCGGCTTTCAACACGTACATCGCCCTGGCGAACCGGACGAAGGACCCGCGCATGGCGCGTCGCTCGGTCGAGATCGCACTGGGCGCCCGGCAGCTTGGCGACGCCCTGGTGGCCGCTCGTCTGTGGCATCAGCTCGATCCGTCCTGGCGTCCGGCGTCGCAGTTGCTCGCAAGCCTCGAAGTCGGCACAGGCCATCTGGCCGAAGCCGAGCCGCTGCTTGTCGAAGAACTGAACAAGGTGCCGGAAGCGCGTCGTGGTCAGGCCATTCTCGAACTTCAGCAAATGATTGCGCGCAGTCCGGAGCGCGCCACAGGCATCGAATCGCTCAAGCGCATGCTGGCGAACGACCTGCAACGGCCCGAGGCGCAACTGGCTCTGGCCCGATCGCAACTCGATGCCGGCGACACGGCCGGTGCGCGCACGTCGCTCGAAACCGCACTCAAGCTCAAGCCCGACTATGAGGCCGCCGCGCTTCTGTACGGTCAGATGGGCCCGGAAGAGCGTACCAATGCCATTGCCGGATTGAAGACGTTCCTCGATCGCAATCCGAACGCCAAGGAAGCGCGCTTCGCGTACGCCAAGCTGCTGCTCGCAGATAACCAGCTCGACGCAGCACAAAAGCAGTTCGAGACGCTGGAGAAGCGTTACCCGCACGAGCTTTCGACGCTCATGGCGCTGGCGTTGCTCAATCTGCACGCCAAGCATCCGGAACAAGCCGAACAGTATCTGCAAAAGTACGCAGCGGAAGCCGAGCAACAGAACACCGACGGCGCGCAAGCCTACGTCTATCTCGCGCAGATTGCGCAGGATCGCAAGGATTACCCGGCCGCCGACAAGTGGCTCTCGAAGATTCGCGAAGACAGCAACGCGTATCTGCCGGCACAGATCGGGCGCGCGCAATTGCTCGCCGATCAGGGCAAGGTCGAGGAAGGTCGCGCCCTGCTGCATGGCATCAAATCGAGCGACCCGCGCGAGCAACTCGCGCTCAAGCGCGCCGAGTCCGATCTGCTCGTCAAGGCAAAGCGATACGACGACGCTGAGAAGTTGCTCGCCGTCGAGGTCAAGAACAATCCCGACGATCCGGACCTGCTCTATCAGTACGGTATGGTCGCCGAACTGAACAAGCACTACGACGTGATGGAAAAGGCGATGCGTCGTGTCATGTCGACGCAGCCCGATAACGCGCAGGCTTACAACGCGCTGGGCTATTCGCTGACCGAGCGCAACACGCGTCTGCCCGAAGCGCTCAAGCTGTTGCAGAAGGCATCGTCGCTCGCGCCGGAAGATCCGTACATCATGGACAGTCTGGCCTGGGTGAAATATCGCCTCGGCGACAAACAGCAAGCCCTCGATTTGCTGCGTCGCGCGTATGGCATTCAGGCGCAAGCGGAAATCGGCGCGCATCTGGGCGAAGTGCTGTGGGAATCGGGCCAGCAGGAGGAGGCTCGCAAGACCTGGCGCGAAGCGCTGAAGCTCGATGGCGACGACGACACCCTGCGCTCGACGATGAAGCGTTACAACGTGGCACCGTAA